The Leptospira sp. WS39.C2 genome contains a region encoding:
- the flgN gene encoding flagellar export chaperone FlgN — MLDWVESLRSLFTTEIDCYKRLLDLEGKKRNAIHAADGKSLESFVKESYHIMVEASELERIRMKTIEDVYEKEKFQKDESSITLTHFLNQMDRESNFKLKTFALELKKVVADLKDAIITNEKLLKTRKEFLQATVDSLQELSREKVYTSHKQPTRRGQSQKGAIILNATA, encoded by the coding sequence ATGTTGGATTGGGTAGAATCACTTAGAAGTTTATTTACTACAGAAATAGACTGTTACAAGCGCCTTTTGGATTTGGAAGGCAAAAAAAGAAACGCCATCCATGCAGCGGACGGCAAATCACTCGAGTCCTTTGTCAAAGAAAGTTATCATATCATGGTAGAAGCATCGGAATTGGAACGAATCCGGATGAAAACCATTGAAGATGTCTATGAAAAGGAAAAGTTTCAAAAAGACGAATCTTCGATCACACTCACTCATTTTTTGAACCAAATGGACCGTGAGTCCAATTTTAAACTCAAAACCTTTGCATTGGAACTCAAGAAGGTGGTTGCAGACTTAAAAGACGCCATCATTACGAACGAAAAACTTCTAAAAACTAGAAAAGAATTTTTACAAGCAACTGTAGACTCGTTGCAAGAGTTATCTCGTGAAAAGGTGTATACCTCTCACAAACAACCAACAAGGCGTGGGCAGAGCCAAAAAGGCGCGATCATTTTGAACGCGACTGCCTAG
- a CDS encoding Mpo1-like protein, whose product MEKKYKTLKDFFPFYLEEHSNPFNRALHFVGSSLALGCILGFIATGKFYILGLALVSGYFFAWIGHFFVEKNRPATFTYPFYSFISDWIMYFKMLTGRIDVEFAKIKSKQN is encoded by the coding sequence ATGGAAAAGAAGTATAAAACACTCAAAGATTTTTTCCCATTCTATTTAGAAGAACATAGCAATCCGTTTAACCGTGCGTTACACTTTGTTGGCTCAAGCCTTGCACTCGGTTGTATTCTAGGATTTATCGCAACTGGTAAATTTTATATACTAGGTTTGGCGCTTGTTAGTGGGTATTTCTTTGCATGGATCGGACATTTTTTTGTAGAGAAAAATCGACCTGCAACCTTTACTTATCCCTTTTATTCCTTTATATCTGATTGGATCATGTACTTTAAAATGTTAACTGGTCGCATTGATGTTGAATTTGCCAAAATTAAGTCAAAACAAAATTAA
- the aat gene encoding leucyl/phenylalanyl-tRNA--protein transferase, whose amino-acid sequence MTKRGFDQFFKNPRNWREDLVAVGGDFSVDRLLYAYTHGIFPWSEDPIRWYCLDPRAIFDIQRVHFSKTVLRKVRQKKFRISFNEAFPIVMQGCAYREKDNTWITPGFIEGYLELHKKGWAHSIEVWNADNILVGGVYGVAIGKFFAGESMFSFESDAGKIALFHLFAKLRESKFVLFDTQQLNHVTWQLGAYEIPKISYLDRLELAVQDVVPWVIPPSHD is encoded by the coding sequence TTGACAAAAAGGGGATTTGACCAATTTTTTAAAAACCCTAGGAATTGGAGGGAAGATTTGGTAGCGGTTGGCGGAGACTTTTCCGTCGATCGTTTGTTATACGCATATACTCATGGTATATTCCCTTGGTCTGAAGATCCGATCCGTTGGTATTGCCTCGACCCTCGTGCGATTTTTGATATCCAAAGGGTTCATTTTTCCAAAACAGTTCTTCGCAAAGTGAGACAAAAAAAGTTTAGGATTAGTTTTAATGAAGCCTTTCCTATTGTGATGCAAGGTTGTGCTTACCGTGAAAAAGATAATACTTGGATCACCCCTGGTTTTATAGAAGGGTATTTGGAATTACACAAAAAAGGTTGGGCCCATTCGATTGAGGTTTGGAATGCTGACAATATTTTAGTTGGTGGTGTTTATGGAGTTGCCATCGGAAAATTTTTTGCAGGAGAAAGTATGTTTTCCTTCGAGTCAGATGCAGGAAAAATTGCATTGTTTCATTTGTTTGCAAAACTTAGAGAATCAAAATTTGTGTTATTTGACACCCAACAACTCAATCATGTGACTTGGCAGTTGGGAGCCTATGAAATTCCAAAAATATCATATTTAGATCGTTTGGAGCTTGCTGTACAAGATGTAGTTCCTTGGGTCATTCCACCTTCACACGACTAA
- a CDS encoding DUF6249 domain-containing protein, translated as MTPDQYETILTLLTEIQNQGGSDPYRLALYLVPHIGIIFGTTFLFFLFQWSHKQKMALIQSGQYKPWSFDIRLYSFFLGLLLTFTGFALSFVFILVLGRSMAMLGGLLPFAIGLGLLTFYKLSR; from the coding sequence ATGACACCAGATCAGTATGAAACTATTCTGACACTATTAACTGAGATCCAAAACCAAGGTGGATCTGATCCATATCGATTGGCCTTGTATTTGGTCCCACACATCGGTATTATTTTTGGTACCACATTTTTGTTTTTTTTGTTTCAGTGGTCGCATAAACAAAAAATGGCACTCATCCAATCAGGGCAATACAAACCGTGGAGTTTTGACATCAGATTGTATTCTTTTTTCCTAGGTCTTTTGTTGACATTCACTGGTTTTGCCTTATCGTTTGTATTTATACTCGTCTTAGGTCGTTCTATGGCGATGTTAGGAGGGTTACTCCCATTCGCAATTGGACTCGGTCTCTTGACCTTTTACAAACTGAGCCGGTAA
- a CDS encoding DUF1289 domain-containing protein, with protein sequence MSRNSPCTKVCMMDPESGLCAGCFRTIEEIGKWSSMTEAEKDEVWRELPLRKAGNSTNL encoded by the coding sequence ATGTCTCGAAACTCACCGTGTACGAAAGTCTGTATGATGGATCCCGAATCTGGGCTTTGTGCCGGATGTTTCCGAACCATTGAGGAAATTGGGAAGTGGTCAAGTATGACCGAAGCGGAAAAAGATGAGGTTTGGAGGGAGCTCCCGCTAAGAAAGGCGGGAAACTCTACCAATTTATAG
- a CDS encoding RNA polymerase sigma factor: MKRYQGMVFSQARKAFLSEEEAEDFTQEIFLKAYESLSQFRGEAQFSTWLFQIAKFRLTKVNKKKSHLIADWSDDVSTVADNSKPSVVEILHKEETHTALHLLIAKLPKSYQLPIHLHYFEYKPLKEIANDLNIKLNTIKSHISRGKELLRKWWSDEIEG, translated from the coding sequence ATGAAACGGTACCAAGGGATGGTATTCTCCCAAGCTCGGAAAGCTTTCCTTTCCGAAGAAGAAGCGGAAGATTTTACTCAGGAAATTTTTCTCAAAGCTTACGAATCTTTAAGCCAATTTCGTGGTGAGGCTCAATTTTCAACTTGGTTATTCCAAATTGCAAAATTTCGCTTAACAAAAGTTAACAAAAAGAAATCTCATTTGATCGCAGATTGGTCTGACGATGTTTCAACAGTTGCCGACAATAGCAAACCATCAGTGGTAGAAATTTTACACAAAGAAGAAACTCATACCGCTTTGCATTTGTTAATCGCAAAACTCCCAAAATCTTACCAACTACCGATTCATTTACATTACTTCGAATACAAACCGTTAAAAGAAATTGCAAACGATTTGAATATCAAATTGAATACCATCAAAAGCCACATTTCACGTGGTAAAGAACTTCTCCGAAAATGGTGGTCAGATGAAATCGAGGGATAA